One stretch of Oncorhynchus clarkii lewisi isolate Uvic-CL-2024 chromosome 3, UVic_Ocla_1.0, whole genome shotgun sequence DNA includes these proteins:
- the LOC139392759 gene encoding raftlin-like, protein MGCGLRKLKPSEESSPGKIYSTLKRPQVETKVGVAYTYQYVDFLVGKYDGSSTLCLSSVRELPAQLQDLYQQGFSLVAVHPFIHPCGSNAVSPQHQLYRAVLIRLDDGLEKSQSSCAPYRLQLEQCLSTDQVPTPELIQGYVKKQIQEAADQGVMFVGFIQEPCGVRGTQTREPETPSLSLHSSPSSVLGSLSSRSPTSPRTNGEPGAQEQAMNTGGDEDQGSLCKGGEGEDQTRDTGGSETAVGESNHDGRSSLPITPSTESEQDHDQDVIVEDTLTHNNNKTNFVELKEKPSCHTQRASGVELLALFNHPTDREGQLKYYTGKVPLRVQLRDEGVKGVEANWLDHMTQHFNNGASLVDGYFHLGNDNDLQPKSVESVFIFQEGTEGGDQSVTTTYDAIVVEQWTVIDGLQVKTDYVPLLQSLAMYGWRLTCVLPTPIIKTNSDGSLATKQVVFLQRPVLPRKRGDSKKLIFKSKANKNSVKDASKNKKKKKKNKQSAAEKDLEESKVLDDGEKVVKESRNVKENKGSEEETVKETEVEAVCKEEEAPCEVEEEEKVEAETEEGVETGKERDGAAGKDDKSDKEGRVEEGEGAGAETEQERRGERENEVAIDDETETTKGSEVEVETKEQGLKEEKGGGAEMEVKEHGVETKEETNGGEENGETKNVTMQQDPPDQEEHVVQEEVQKVVKEDGQVKLTNRCPEESQRSDV, encoded by the exons ATGGCTCATCTACACTGTGTCTTTCGTCTGTGCGGGAGCTCCCAGCCCAGCTCCAGGACCTGTACCAGCAGGGCTTCTCCCTGGTTGCCGTTCACCCCTTCATTCATCCCTGTGGTTCCAACGCAGTCAGCCCCCAGCACCAGCTCTACAGGGCCGTGCTGATCCGACTCGATGATGG GTTGGAGAAGAGCCAGTCGAGCTGTGCTCCCTACCGTCTGCAGCTGGAGCAGTGTCTGTCTACTGACCAGGTGCCCACCCCTGAGCTCATCCAGGGCTATGTCAAGAAG CAGATCCAGGAGGCTGCAGACCAGGGGGTCATGTTTGTGGGCTTCATCCAGGAGCCGTGTGGGGTACGAGGTACCCAGACCAGAGAACCAGAGacgccctccctctccctccactccagcCCCAGTTCCGTGCTAGGCTCCCTGAGCAGCCGAAGCCCCACTAGCCCCCGGACCAATGGAGAACCAGGAGCCCAGGAGCAGGCGATGAACACTGGGGGCGATGAGGACCAAGGCTCCTTATGTaagggtggggagggggaggaccAGACTAGGGACACTGGGGGGAGTGAGACTGCTGTAGGGGAAAGCAACCATGATGGAAGATCTTCTCTTCCCATAACACCATCCACAGAGAGCGAGCAAGATCATGATCAGGATGTTATAGTggaagacacactgacacacaacaATAACAAGACAAACTTTGTGGAACTGAAGGAGAAACCAAGCTGTCACACTCAGAGAGCCAGTG GGGTGGAGCTGCTAGCCCTGTTCAACCACCCAACTGACCGTGAGGGCCAACTGAAGTACTACACTGGGAAGGTACCGCTGAGGGTTCAACTCCGTGACGAGGGGGTCAAAGGGGTGGAGGCCAACTGGCTGGATCACATGACCCAGCACTTCAACAACGGGGCCTCTCTCGTTGATGGATACTTCCACCTGGGCAACGACAACG ATTTGCAGCCTAAGTCGGTGGAAAGCGTCTTCATCTTCCAGGAGGGGACGGAGGGCGGCGACCAGAGCGTGACCACCACGTACGACGCCATCGTTGTGGAGCAGTGGACTGTCATTGAT GGCCTGCAGGTGAAGACAGACTATGTTCCCCTGCTCCAGTCTCTTGCCATGTACGGTTGGAGACTCACATGTGTGCTGCCTACACCCATCATCAAGACCAACAG TGATGGAAGTTTGGCCACCAAGCAGGTCGTTTTTCTTCAGAGACCTGTCCTTCCCCGCAAGAGGGGGGACTCCAAG AAACTGATATTCAAAAGCAAGGCCAACAAGAACTCTGTTAAAGACGCGTcaaaaaacaagaagaagaagaagaaaaacaagcAATCGGCAGCAGAGAAAGATCTGGAAGAGTCCAAGGTTCTTGACGACGGGGAAAAGGTGGTCAAAGAGAGCAGGAACGTGAAGGAAAACAAGGGGAGCGAAGAGGAGACAGTGAAGGAGACGGAGGTAGAGGCTGTGTGTAAAGAG GAAGAGGCTCCCTGtgaagtggaggaagaggaaaagGTTGAGGCAGAAACTGAGGAAGGGGTAGAAactgggaaggagagagatggagctgCAGGAAAAGATGACAAGAGTGACaaagaggggagagtggaggagggagaaggagcggGGGCAGAGACTGAGCAggaaagacggggagagagagaaaatgaggtgGCAATTGATGATGAAACCGAAACTACCAAGGGttcagaggtggaggtggagaccaAAGAACAAGGGCTgaaagaggagaaagggggaggagctGAAATGGAAGTGAAGGAACATGGGGTTGAGACTAAGGAAGAGACAAATGGAGGGGAAGAGAATGGAGAAACGAAGAATGTTACCATGCAACAAGACCCACCTGACCAGGAAGAACATGTAGTGCAGGAGGAGGTGCAAAAGGTAGTAAAGGAGGATGGACAGGTCAAATTGACCAATCGATGCCCTGAAGAGAGTCAAAGGTCTGATGTGTAA